A window from Falco naumanni isolate bFalNau1 chromosome 3, bFalNau1.pat, whole genome shotgun sequence encodes these proteins:
- the LUZP1 gene encoding leucine zipper protein 1, producing the protein MAEFTGYKETSNRHLRFKLQSLSRRLDELEEATKNLQKAEDELLDLQDKVIQAEGSNSSMLADIEALRKRVLKIEGKDEEIRKAEELCRLMKEKLEEEESLTRELKSEIEHLQRRMADLEKLEEAFGRSKNDCTQLCLSLNEEKNLTKKISTELEILRVKVKELEASEDRLDKTEQSLTGELEKLKSLALSFVTERKHFNEREKQNEKIIQELTQKLEQNNKLNRADQTRNASNLLERSSNNLLDRNDLRIEDDLTSALPSKETRRKGSVDYLKHVENETRNKSENQKNKNQEDNKVKDLTQEIEKLKTQIKRFESLEEELKKMKAKNNDLQDSYLSEQNKNKILTGELEEIKMQIKKQKDLENGEVENEDTSFSSRGKHDRPKYRGVTADLTVAKHKPRELSPQQRRERARNRDLSGSHDSYSHGGKQVPSPSLMSRKAGKASGASALSDTAVTDTKRLEEKSLVSTFSSSQREGCVTQNEGKRSKEQPSVLSRYPPAAQEQKSWKAPSKPVGDTGLRSKAEKPSHVLRGNCQTGADARDEKSSRGESVASLTEKLKTSQAEVSDCLGDTVLARGNHTSSNGTASAYRYHLSSQVSASDSTGSKAEAVNTLSASHRQPSEARAKRAIISQEKEFADTSLESANTSTLAKVSHRSTSQEDILQILTGLDKEDMEQSSTSAMDHVNAGLKMDSKTIQSNQEKLNSDEESGRSKKPTTQSDLERRKKVGSKQFSNSRGVFRASLFENDKNILNDEDSTKCIKPSDASTGGFKSRRLFSPREALRSKAVIKPAIVEKDMKAVMGGTVSEAESEKQKSVFKMVTNKMTSSITIFPSEPTAPRTNADIAAKERHVTTSNIRVAPSEPSPITNNPPTPFEVSINKSALKLSEADRIGEAAPRSKAEAVVSRSSIMIKTAELTERNIEPPSETISWKSHGSSDVASSETKHVTVRSSWRARQGLHSLEDSQTKVEKSAASSTTNLYRSSVDLSEMEGSGARTNLLEQTSAKTSATANSWSAPELGSRRTKSNLSASELLTRRSYASDPTAASAWHRTTPPDESKDFVPSSRRKQYSSSEYLLQVDTPGKRPATKTELQDPEPNPHTPLGPQVEEQGASHACRTTSRR; encoded by the exons atggcAGAATTTACAGGTTACAAGGAAACCTCAAATCGGCACCTACGATTCAAACTGCAGAGCCTTAGTCGCCGCCTTGATGAACTGGAGGAAGCAACCAAAAATCTGCAGAAGGCTGAGGATGAGCTGCTTGACCTCCAGGACAAAGTTATCCAGGCAGAAGGCAGCAACTCCAGTATGCTGGCTGACATTGAAGCCCTGCGGAAGAGAGTGCTGAAGATTGAAGGCAAGGATGAAGAAATTAGGAAGGCTGAAGAGCTTTGCCggttaatgaaagaaaaacttgaaGAGGAAGAGAGCCTCACCCGAGAGCTGAAGTCAGAAATCGAACACCTTCAGAGGAGAATGGCAGATCTGGAGAAGCTGGAGGAGGCCTTTGGCAGGAGCAAGAACGACTGTACACAGCTGTGTCTTAGCCTCAATGAAGAAAAGAACTTGACCAAAAAGATATCTACAGAACTGGAAATACTTCGAGTGAAAGTGAAAGAACTGGAAGCATCTGAGGACAGGCTGGATAAAACCGAGCAGAGCTTAACGGGTGagttagaaaaactgaaatcctTAGCTCTGAGCTTTGTCAcggaaagaaaacattttaatgaaagagaaaagcagaatgaaaaaataatccaggagCTAACACAGAAACTAGAACAAAACAATAAACTAAATAGGGCAGATCAAACTAGAAATGCATCCAACTTGCTAGAAAGGTCATCAAATAATCTCCTGGACAGAAATGATTTGAGAATTGAAGATGACTTGACTTCTGCCTTGCCCTCTAAGGAGAccaggaggaagggaagtgTGGATTACCTGAAACATGTAGAAAATGAAACCAGGAATAaatcagaaaaccaaaagaataaaaatcaggaaGACAACAAAGTGAAAGATCTCACTCAAGAAATTGAGAAACTTAAAACGCAGATCAAACGTTTTGAATCTTTAGAAGaggaacttaaaaaaatgaaagccaaaaaCAATGACCTGCAAGACAGTTACTTGagtgaacagaataaaaataaaatcttaacaGGTGAactagaagaaataaaaatgcaaataaagaaacagaaagatctGGAGAATGGAGAGGTCGAAAATGAAGATACAAGCTTTTCGAGCAGGGGAAAACATGACAGACCTAAATACAGAGGTGTCACAGCTGATCTGACAGTTGCCAAGCACAAGCCAAGGGAGCTCTCACCACAGCAGCGCCGAGAAAGAGCAAGGAACAGAGATCTCTCTGGCAGTCATGACAGCTACAGCCATGGGGGTAAGCAGGTGCCCAGTCCAAGCTTAAtgagcagaaaagcaggaaaagcatcTGGTGCATCTGCCCTTTCAGACACTGCTGTGACAGACACAAAAAGACTGGAAGAGAAATCTTTAGTTTCCACTTTTTCTTCGAGTCAGAGGGAAGGCTGTGTCACCCAGAATGAGGGGAAGAGATCAAAAGAGCAGCCGTCTGTTCTCAGCCGATACCCTCCTGCTGCACAGGAGCAGAAATCTTGGAAAGCACCTTCCAAACCTGTTGGTGACACAGGCCTGAGATCAAAGGCTGAAAAACCATCTCATGTGCTCCGCGGCAACTGCCAAACAGGTGCTGATGCACGGGATGAAAAGTCAAGCAGAGGAGAATCGGTGGCTTCTTTgactgagaagctgaaaacaagTCAGGCAGAAGTCAGTGACTGCTTGGGGGACACGGTGCTTGCCAGGGGCAATCACACCTCTTCCAACGGCACAGCTTCGGCGTACAGGTACCACCTCTCCTCCCAGGTGTCGGCTTCAGACTCCACTGGCTCTAAAGCAGAAGCAGTGAACACTTTATCTGCATCACACAGACAGCCCTCGGAGGCAAGGGCTAAAAGAGCAATAATCTcccaggaaaaagaatttgcaGACACATCACTTGAAAGTGCAAATACTTCAACACTAGCGAAGGTTTCCCATCGCTCCACGAGTCAGGAGGACATTCTGCAGATCCTCACAGGTCTTGATAAAGAAGACATGGAGCAGTCTTCAACTTCAGCAATGGATCATGTAAATGCGGGCTTAAAAATGGACTCCAAAACCATCCAGAGTAACCAGGAAAAACTTAATTCAGATGAAGAATcaggaagaagcaaaaagccAACCACTCAGTCAGAtttggagagaagaaagaaagttGGCTCCAAGCAGTTCTCCAATTCCAGGGGAGTTTTTAGAGCATCACTTTTtgaaaatgacaaaaacatTCTAAATGATGAAGACTCCACCAAGTGTATAAAACCATCAGATGCCAGCACTGGAGGATTTAAATCCAGGAGGTTGTTCAGCCCGAGAGAAGCTCTGAGATCAAAAGCTGTCATTAAACCTGCAATTGTTGAAAAGGATATGAAGGCAGTCATGGGAGGAACTGTTTCTGAGGCAGagtcagaaaaacagaagtctgtttttaaaatggtaacAAATAAAATGACAAGCAGCATCACAATCTTCCCTTCTGAGCCAACAGCTCCGAGGACCAATGCAGATAtagcagcaaaagaaaggcaTGTTACCACCAGCAACATCAGAGTTGCTCCAAGTGAGCCTTCACCAATAACAAACAATCCCCCCACACCCTTTGAGGTATCAATTAATAAAAGTGCTCTGAAATTATCTGAGGCAGACAGAATTGGAGAGGCAGCGCCGAGAAGTAAAGCAGAAGCAGTGGTCTCCAGAAGCAGCATTATGATAAAGACTGCTGAACTCACAGAGAGGAATATTGAGCCACCTTCGGAGACAATCAGCTGGAAGAGCCATGGCTCTTCAGATGTAGCTtcctctgaaacaaaacatgtCACTGTGAGAAGTTCCTGGAGAGCAAGACAAGGCTTACATTCCCTGGAGGACTCTCAAACCAAAGTGGAGAAAAGTGCAGCTTCCAGTACTACAAACTTGTATAGGTCCTCGGTGGACCTCTCAGAAATGGAAGGGAGCGGTGCAAGAACAAACCTCCTGGAGCAGACCTCAGCAAAAACCAGTGCCACGGCAAATTCCTGGAGTGCCCCTGAACTGGGGTCTCGGAGGACCAAAAGTAACTTAAGTGCATCTGAACTGCTAACACGCAGGAGCTATGCAAGTGATCCTACAGCGGCTTCTGCTTGGCACCGGACCACACCACCT GACGAAAGCAAGGATTTTGTGCCCagttccagaagaaaacaatacagCTCTTCTGAGTACCTCTTACAGGTTGACACACCAGGGAAAAGGCCAGCCACCAAGACGGAGCTGCAGGACCCTGAACCCAACCCTCACACACCACTGGGTCCCCAGGTAGAGGAGCAG GGTGCTTCCCATGCCTGCCGGACGACATCTCGGAGATGA